A single Sphingopyxis chilensis DNA region contains:
- the ahpC gene encoding alkyl hydroperoxide reductase subunit C yields MGIIGSSIKPFNATSYHQGKFVPVTDADTKGKWAVFFFYPADFTFVCPTELEDLADQYETLQGLGVEVYSVSTDTHFSHKAWHDSSPAIGKINYHMLGDQNHVLANNFGVLREDSGLADRATFVVDPDGVIQVMEITSEGVGRNAEELVRKIKAAVYVRANPGQVCPAKWEEGAETLAPSIELVGKI; encoded by the coding sequence ATGGGTATCATCGGAAGCTCGATCAAGCCGTTCAACGCCACCTCGTACCATCAGGGCAAGTTCGTCCCCGTGACCGACGCCGACACCAAGGGCAAGTGGGCGGTTTTCTTCTTCTATCCGGCCGACTTCACCTTCGTCTGCCCGACCGAACTCGAAGACCTCGCCGACCAGTATGAAACGCTCCAGGGCCTCGGCGTCGAAGTCTATTCGGTATCGACCGACACGCATTTCAGCCACAAGGCGTGGCACGACAGCTCGCCGGCGATCGGCAAGATCAACTATCACATGCTCGGCGACCAGAACCACGTCCTCGCCAACAATTTCGGCGTGCTGCGTGAAGATTCGGGCCTTGCCGACCGCGCGACCTTCGTCGTCGATCCCGACGGCGTGATCCAGGTGATGGAAATCACCAGCGAGGGCGTCGGCCGCAATGCCGAGGAACTCGTACGCAAGATCAAGGCCGCGGTCTATGTCCGCGCCAACCCCGGCCAGGTGTGCCCGGCGAAGTGGGAAGAAGGCGCCGAAACGCTCGCTCCCTCGATCGAACTCGTCGGCAAGATCTAA
- a CDS encoding AAC(3)-I family aminoglycoside N-acetyltransferase, translating to MTVAARRLGPGDIAAMRDLNALYADAFEDAETYRRETPDDAWLARQLGKDAVILLVAETGGRIVGGLTAYELPKLEAARSEIYLYDLAVAPHFRRCGIATMLIDELQHIAADTGAWAVFVQADYADPPAIALYTKLGVREEVLHFDLPPKARC from the coding sequence ATGACCGTCGCGGCCCGCCGTCTCGGCCCCGGCGACATCGCCGCGATGCGCGACCTCAACGCGCTCTATGCCGATGCGTTCGAGGACGCCGAAACCTATCGCCGCGAAACGCCCGACGACGCGTGGCTCGCACGCCAGCTCGGCAAGGATGCCGTCATCCTGCTCGTCGCCGAGACGGGGGGCCGCATCGTCGGCGGCCTCACCGCCTATGAACTGCCTAAGCTGGAGGCGGCGCGCAGCGAAATCTATCTCTACGACCTTGCGGTCGCTCCGCATTTCCGCCGCTGCGGCATTGCGACGATGCTGATCGACGAGCTGCAACATATCGCCGCCGACACCGGCGCCTGGGCCGTGTTCGTGCAGGCCGATTATGCCGACCCGCCCGCGATCGCTCTCTATACCAAGCTGGGCGTCCGCGAAGAGGTGCTCCATTTCGACCTACCGCCCAAGGCGCGATGTTAG
- the purT gene encoding formate-dependent phosphoribosylglycinamide formyltransferase has protein sequence MTPTAKILLLGSGELGREFVISAKRLGCHVVACDSYAGAPAMQVADEYEVFSMLDGDALRAAIEKHRPDHVVPEVEAIRTEILAEVEAEGFHVVPSARAAQLTMNRDAIRDLAASELGLATSTFEYAETREELRAAAGRIGFPLVVKPVMSSSGKGQSTVKDAAAIDAAWDYAAAGMRGDRLRVIAEAFIDFDYEITLLTVRHKGGVSFCPPIGHRQERGDYRESWQPAAMSDAALDSAQQMATKVVDALGGHGIFGVEFFVKGDAVIFSELSPRPHDTGMVTLISQALSEFDLHARAILGLPITAIEVPHASASAVLLADRDASDFAITGLADALAQPNAETAVDARIFGKPVTRPYRRMGVALARVTGGTTDEARAAAVAAAATLRIDYR, from the coding sequence ATGACCCCCACCGCAAAGATCCTTCTCCTCGGCTCGGGCGAGCTCGGCCGCGAGTTCGTCATTTCGGCGAAACGCCTCGGCTGCCATGTCGTCGCGTGCGACAGCTATGCCGGTGCGCCGGCGATGCAGGTTGCCGACGAATATGAGGTCTTCTCGATGCTCGACGGCGATGCGCTCCGCGCCGCGATCGAAAAGCACCGCCCCGATCATGTCGTGCCCGAGGTCGAGGCGATCCGCACCGAAATCCTCGCCGAAGTCGAAGCCGAGGGCTTCCATGTCGTCCCCTCGGCGCGCGCGGCGCAGCTGACGATGAACCGCGACGCGATCCGCGACCTCGCGGCGAGCGAGCTCGGACTCGCCACATCGACCTTCGAATATGCCGAGACGCGTGAGGAATTGCGGGCCGCGGCCGGGCGGATCGGCTTCCCCCTCGTCGTAAAACCCGTGATGTCCTCGTCGGGCAAGGGGCAGAGCACGGTGAAAGACGCCGCCGCGATCGACGCCGCGTGGGACTATGCCGCCGCCGGGATGCGCGGCGACCGGCTGCGCGTAATCGCCGAGGCATTCATCGATTTCGATTACGAGATCACGCTGCTGACCGTCCGGCACAAGGGCGGCGTCAGCTTCTGCCCGCCGATCGGCCACCGGCAGGAGCGCGGCGACTATCGCGAAAGCTGGCAACCCGCTGCGATGTCGGATGCGGCGCTCGATAGTGCTCAGCAGATGGCGACCAAGGTCGTCGATGCGCTCGGCGGCCATGGCATTTTCGGGGTCGAATTTTTCGTGAAGGGCGACGCGGTCATCTTCTCCGAACTCAGCCCGCGCCCGCACGACACGGGCATGGTCACGCTGATCTCGCAAGCCCTGTCGGAGTTCGACCTGCACGCGCGGGCGATCCTGGGCCTGCCGATCACCGCGATCGAGGTTCCGCACGCGAGCGCGAGCGCGGTGCTGCTTGCCGACCGCGACGCGAGCGATTTCGCGATCACCGGCCTTGCCGACGCGCTGGCGCAGCCCAATGCCGAAACCGCGGTCGATGCCCGCATCTTCGGCAAGCCCGTCACGCGGCCGTATCGCCGGATGGGCGTCGCGCTCGCGAGGGTCACGGGCGGCACTACCGACGAAGCACGCGCTGCGGCAGTCGCGGCGGCGGCGACGCTTCGCATCGACTATCGATGA